Genomic segment of Nitrososphaerales archaeon:
ATACGCTTGGTCTTTTCATCGATCTTTAGATAGATCTTTATAAGATCGCCACATGCAACACTACCTACCTTTGCAGAGGTGGTAGCGTCATCCATCCTGCCCATATTTCGTGGATTTTTAAAATGTTCTATAACTAGATCGGTATAGCCCAGACGCTTTGCCACCTTTTCCTCTATATCCAAACCTATCACCTCCTTGCCAACGGGCTGAGCCTCCTTAACTTTTCCACGGCCCTCCTAATAATATCTACTGTAGACTTCACCTCTTCTTCGCTCGTCCACTTACTTAAACTTAACCTTATAGAGCCGTGTGAGTCTTCATACGTACCACCAATAGCACGGATCACGTGGCTCGGTTCTAAACCTTGGCTGTAGCATGCGGAACCCGTACTGATGATCAAGCCTTCTAAGTTTGCATGCATTAAAATGGCCTCGCCCTCTACATACTTGAATGTGATATTCACATTATTGCACAACCTTCTATCACCTAATGGCCCATTGAGCTTTGTAGCCTCGATATCGAGAAGATCCTCGATGAGCCGATCCCTCAGACTCCTCATCCTCGCCACATCGCCATCATTTATCAACTCGGTAGCTTTAGCAAACCCTACGATTCCGGGTAGGTTCGGAGTCCCCGCTCTAAGGCCGCGCTCTCTTCCATCGCCCAATATGAGGGGTTTTAGTGAAATACCCTCCCTTACATATAAGGCACCAACACCCTTCGGCCCGTGGATTAAATGTGAAGATAGAGACATCAGATCGACCCCCATCTTCTCCACATCTATAGGCTCCTTCATGAATGACTGTACCGCATCACAATGGAATAGAATATTCTTCTCTCTACATAACTCCCCGATCGCTTTAATATCTTGAATCGTACCGATTTCTTGATTGGCATGTTGTATCGATACCAACCGAGTACCAATGATATCCCTCCTTAATGAATCGAAGTCTATGAAACCTTCACTATCCACATTCAAATAGATCGGCTCGAAGCCTTCCTCACTTAAACTCTTTACTACATCGAGTACAGATCTATGCTCGATCTTAGATACTATGATTCGCTTCCCTTTATATTGATTGGAATACATAACTCCTTTAATGGCAAGGTTGTTACTCTCGGTCCCGCCCGATGTGAAGATGATTTCATCAGCACGTGCATGTATCTTCTTCGCGATAGTTTCGCGGGCCTTCTCTATAGCTTCATTCGCTTCATCTTCCAACAGATGGCCGAACTCCCCACGTGGGACTCCATACTTCTCTAGCATGTACTCTTTCATAACATCAACGACGAGTGGATCTACCATCGTAGTTTCCGCATTATCTAAGTAGATCATATCGATCTGATTATAGAGCAGGCTCAGTTAAAAGATGATCGCCTAGCATAAGATCAAGATTTAACCCATCTATATCTATGATGATATGATCTTTAACGTCATAAACCTAAAAGCTATTATCTATCCCTTACCCAAACCAAATTGTTATGCCAGAATCATCCAGAAGATACGATCTTCCATCTCAACCCGAACTCAATGTTGGAACTACGGGCCACGTGGACCATGGTAAGACCACCTTGGTAGAGGCCATCACGGGTATATGGACGAGTGCCCACAGTGAAGAGTTGAAGCGTGGAATTACGATCAAAGTAGGCTATGCCGATGCAGCCTTTTACAAATGTGAATCGTGCCCTCCACCCGATTGCTACACCAATTCTCCCAAGTGCCCTAGTTGTGGTACTGAAGCCAAGCTCATACGTGTTGTAAGCTTCGTAGATTGTCCAGGCCATGAGAGTTTGATGGCGAATATGCTCTCTGGCGCTGCGGTCATGGATGGTGCGCTCCTTGTAATCGCCGCCAATGAGAAAGTCCCTCAACCACAGACTCGTGAGCACCTCTTCGCCTTAAAGATGTTGGAGATGAAGCATATCATCGTTATTCAGAATAAAGTAGATTTGGTGAGTGATGATGAAGCTAGAGCGAATTATAGAGATATCA
This window contains:
- a CDS encoding cysteine desulfurase — encoded protein: MIYLDNAETTMVDPLVVDVMKEYMLEKYGVPRGEFGHLLEDEANEAIEKARETIAKKIHARADEIIFTSGGTESNNLAIKGVMYSNQYKGKRIIVSKIEHRSVLDVVKSLSEEGFEPIYLNVDSEGFIDFDSLRRDIIGTRLVSIQHANQEIGTIQDIKAIGELCREKNILFHCDAVQSFMKEPIDVEKMGVDLMSLSSHLIHGPKGVGALYVREGISLKPLILGDGRERGLRAGTPNLPGIVGFAKATELINDGDVARMRSLRDRLIEDLLDIEATKLNGPLGDRRLCNNVNITFKYVEGEAILMHANLEGLIISTGSACYSQGLEPSHVIRAIGGTYEDSHGSIRLSLSKWTSEEEVKSTVDIIRRAVEKLRRLSPLARR